One region of Theileria equi strain WA chromosome 4 map unlocalized gcontig_1105316255039, whole genome shotgun sequence genomic DNA includes:
- a CDS encoding Ubiquitin carboxyl-terminal hydrolase family member protein (encoded by transcript BEWA_053090A), whose translation MDSVGDSSYFQAHHMSNNGQKRTLFANKIHSFDKYTNSDKINTGPGWSSYLAERSGRLWNHVPTKSYTVENNTSPSYMMNNLVEEQEDSYNPYIPSPPKIVYDDKSQDYGFVDDKIESCSDIFSETDEGITVITKVNNTSANVTQKDSEPKTILIENSYEDGDAYNVVLNEEPEFKFDKTVGTNLEQSVKRESVETEHVAETAPTNPFSFDSDTLNASSFSSTKNNVDEESNVGTSKFEEAVESTVQFKENFTTAPNIPTEHDSYVLTHDDRIISTHVDDLKISHENILNSKPVVTNKSRPTDTSNFTYAATSNISNTKFTNFGMYSDPNISSANNMEAAYRSGMGYRDFGYNRNMKVQPDCRFDFNAHRHDINPFSPFITKSNTVYNLSEADSIKMRTSILTGMYNEDSLVKYFREAICITNTAMMKQVVSFLVALMGENYKIRPLCVRLMSSALTFHPEEFVDSFSCEYLSSFFNPVINDEIGGEFLRLLLSYKSTFSTPGVIEENIPLSMDEDGFLLYNKEGLDDYHCGKLESLEMLRICMDRAKVKSAFELPASRLRDLLCTIWYEMPSTCPKIPLAQLCFHWINSKDDTSNMKDSAFALLQRNKESLGPQSGSSWLLSELFLFMLRKKGNIHPELEHIIGLVYPNDDLYLSIQSIVYNFTEKDMLDLWCLLCILPWSIRSPDDPLCVLLSTALRVYYDISSQRAHNSYSKNGDYNPYGSQEFHLRASNNFNDYGGYEADPGFHYSVPGVDYGSKYTVEYGVDYTVTYPSGYNANAKHSNTSPLGILENCLRICVCRCSSPINALNAILQTILLIHVEPHCIITNQVSPLVLGSLSHFLWKCHFLWTRIKDGIHPETLLGLTELYSILDKAVPCPPLSPLPHESTKTSRTLPIFQRTSTQNQENRSSSILSLFIKKDLSNFDRVADSQVKPVEVDCRLRFDEPQEPQFTYLAPCGLKNLGNTCYFNALLQSLYHTRFFVYNIFKWAADDEKSNRFLSSLHKLFKKMMKNRKRPINPSESYDMISELLQDGQQDVTEAIRFISEALDFNLELWKSVFAGLIVRRIQCLRCSSISDNEETLYDFNFSLSKTTSIQDLFEEFCGVEVLSGENKYFCLSCNKDRKAHMWNIIASPPSHLIIILNRNSWHIRSHDSQKVFKRVKIDNTLHITGFDYKLYGSIIHSGDSTHSGHYYFIGCDSETFEDWYKFDDSTIKRADEESIDALSQDHTNTHVPYVLFYRCLQAPPTPNI comes from the coding sequence ATGGATAGCGTTGGGGATTCGAGTTATTTTCAGGCTCATCATATGTCCAATAATGGACAAAAAAGGACTCTATTTGCCAACAAAATCCATTCGTTTGATAAGTATACCAACTCGGATAAGATAAACACGGGGCCAGGATGGTCAAGCTACTTGGCTGAGAGATCTGGTAGGTTGTGGAATCATGTGCCCACAAAATCCTACACCGTGGAGAACAATACTTCTCCATCATATATGATGAATAACTTGGTTGAAGAACAGGAGGATTCCTACAATCCTTATATCCCATCTCCACCTAAGATAGTCTATGATGACAAGTCTCAAGATTACGGCTTTGTAGATGACAAGATTGAGAGTTGTAGCGATATATTCTCTGAGACTGATGAAGGAATAACCGTTATAACAAAGGTAAATAATACGAGTGCGAATGTTACGCAAAAGGACTCAGAACCAAAAACCATCTTAATTGAAAATTCTTATGAAGACGGCGATGCTTACAATGTAGTATTAAATGAAGAACCTGAATTTAAATTTGATAAGACAGTAGGAACTAATCTCGAACAATCAGTCAAACGAGAATCAGTGGAAACTGAGCATGTTGCCGAAACAGCTCCTACAAATCCCTTCTCATTCGACTCTGATACTTTAAATGCAAGCTCCTTTTCTAGTACAAAAAATAATGTTGATGAAGAGTCGAATGTTGGCacatcaaaatttgaagaGGCCGTTGAATCCACTGTACAGTTCAAGGAAAATTTTACAACAGCGCCAAACATACCCACGGAACATGACAGCTACGTGTTGACCCATGATGATAGGATTATTTCTACCCATGTGGACGACTTAAAAATATCTCACgaaaatattttgaattCAAAACCCGTTGTTACAAATAAGTCAAGACCCACTGATACTTCGAATTTTACATATGCTGCCACTTCTAATATTTCAAacacaaaatttacaaattttggaatGTATTCGGATCCAAACATTTCTAGTGCAAACAATATGGAAGCAGCGTATAGATCTGGTATGGGTTATAGGGattttggatataataGGAACATGAAGGTACAACCAGATTGTAGGTTTGATTTCAATGCACATAGGCATGATATAAATCCATTTTCACCATTCATAACAAAGTCAAACACGGTATATAACCTTAGTGAAGCTGATTcaataaaaatgagaaCCTCAATCTTAACTGGCATGTATAATGAGGATTCTCTggtaaaatattttagaGAAGCGATTTGTATCACAAATACAGCTATGATGAAGCAAGTTGTTTCATTTTTGGTCGCGTTAATGGGAGAAAACTATAAGATTAGACCACTTTGCGTACGGCTGATGTCCTCCGCACTTACTTTCCACCCTGAAGAATTTGTAGATTCGTTTAGTTGCGAATATTTGTCGTCATTCTTCAATCCAGTTATAAACGATGAAATAGGAGGAGAATTTTTAAGGTTACTTTTATCCTATAAATCAACATTTTCAACCCCTGGAGTGATTGAGGAAAATATACCCTTATcaatggatgaagatggaTTTTTATTGTACAACAAAGAAGGATTGGATGATTATCACTGTGGAAAATTGGAATCGTTGGAAATGCTTAGAATATGCATGGATAGGGCTAAGGTAAAGTCCGCATTTGAACTTCCTGCATCTAGACTTCGGGATTTACTTTGCACGATTTGGTATGAAATGCCCTCAACCTGTCCAAAAATTCCATTAGCCCAGCTATGTTTTCACTGGATAAACTCTAAGGATGACACGTCTAACATGAAAGATTCAGCTTTTGCTCTGCTTCAGAGAAATAAAGAGTCTCTTGGACCACAAAGTGGCTCAAGTTGGCTTTTATCGGAGCTATTCTTGTTTATGTTGAGGAAAAAGGGGAATATTCATCCTGAGCTTGAGCATATTATAGGTCTAGTATATCCGAATGATGATTTATATCTCTCAATTCAGTCTATTGTATACAATTTCACGGAAAAGGACATGTTGGATTTATGGTGTCTCCTTTGCATCTTACCATGGTCTATAAGATCACCGGATGATCCCTTGTGCGTACTGCTTTCTACAGCTCTTAGGGTGTACTATGACATTTCTTCTCAAAGAGCACATAACTCTTATTCCAAGAATGGCGACTATAATCCCTATGGTTCGCAAGAATTCCATTTACGTGCCTCTAATAATTTTAACGATTACGGTGGTTATGAAGCAGACCCTGGTTTTCATTACTCTGTGCCAGGTGTGGATTATGGATCAAAATATACTGTGGAGTATGGTGTTGATTATACTGTAACATATCCGAGTGGTTATAACGCGAACGCAAAGCATTCAAATACATCACCGCTTGGAATTTTGGAGAATTGCTTAAGGATTTGTGTCTGCCGTTGTTCTTCGCCGATTAACGCTTTGAATGCCATATTGCAAACAATTTTGCTTATACATGTGGAGCCACACTGCATAATAACCAACCAAGTGTCTCCTCTGGTTCTCGGTAGTTTGAGTCATTTCTTGTGGAAATGCCACTTTTTATGGACAAGGATTAAGGACGGAATTCACCCTGAAACTTTATTGGGTCTTACAGAATTGTATTCAATATTGGATAAAGCAGTACCATGTCCTCCATTGTCACCTCTTCCTCATGAATCTACCAAAACATCTAGGACATTGCCTATATTCCAGAGGACTTCAACGCAGAATCAAGAAAACAGATCTTCTAGTATCCTTTCCTTGTTTATAAAAAAAGATTTGTCGAACTTTGACAGAGTTGCGGATTCGCAGGTTAAACCTGTAGAAGTTGATTGCAGATTGAGATTTGATGAACCTCAAGAACCCCAATTTACATATTTAGCTCCATGCGGGCTAAAGAATTTGGGAAACACGTGCTATTTTAATGCACTACTGCAGTCATTGTATCATACTAGATTTTTTGTGTACAATATTTTTAAGTGGGCAGCTGACGATGAAAAATCGAATAGATTCTTATCTTCTCTCCACAAACTATTTaaaaagatgatgaagaatagGAAAAGACCTATAAATCCATCGGAAAGCTATGATATGATCTCGGAGCTTCTTCAAGATGGTCAGCAGGATGTAACTGAGGCAATTCGTTTCATTTCGGAGGCACTAGATTTCAACTTGGAACTGTGGAAATCAGTTTTTGCTGGACTTATAGTTAGAAGAATACAGTGTCTTAGGTGTTCATCGATATCAGATAATGAAGAAACCCTCTATgattttaatttttcattaTCAAAAACAACGAGCATTCAGGATTTATTTGAAGAATTTTGCGGGGTAGAGGTCCTCAGCGGAGAaaacaaatatttttgccTAAGCTGCAACAAAGATAGAAAAGCACACATGTGGAACATTATCGCATCTCCTCCTTCACATTTGATCATAATTTTAAATAGGAACAGTTGGCATATTAGAAGTCATGACTCCCAAAAGGTATTTAAGCGTGTAAAGATTGATAACACACTGCATATCACTGGCTTTGATTACAAGTTGTATGGGTCGATAATTCACTCCGGAGactctacacattctggTCACTATTATTTTATCGGTTGTGACAGtgaaacatttgaagaTTGGTACAAGTTTGATGATTCTACAATCAAGAGAGCCGATGAGGAGTCAATTGACGCACTTTCTCAGGATCATACCAATACACATGTTCCCTACGTTTTGTTTTACAGGTGTTTACAAGCTCCACCTACACCAAACATTTAA
- a CDS encoding 4-hydroxy-3-methylbut-2-enyl diphosphate reductase LytB, putative (encoded by transcript BEWA_053100A): MYFISLVSLCFTFSFWVLYPIASFRIKREFYHHFNGKDLKYPRRFTKFRINGLYSESESSANHKTLYLISPRGFCEGVSRAIKTVEETLRIFGPPIYVKHEIVHNEAVCNRLRAKGVIFIEDLNLVPENTIVVYSAHGVSPAIKELAKSRNLIEIDASCPLVNKVHVYVKKKAEEGYKIILIGHKDHQETIGTSGEAPESVTVIETVEDVECLNFSEGTKLFYATQTTLSLDDCREIKEALIKKFPQIETIPSGSICYATTNRQTAIHKAAEFCDLVLIVGSQLSSNAKRLVEAALNRGVRAHLIFNDGEVTEELIGSCKKIALSSSASTPDDLTLKVLEKLKSPPFSFSVEEFEGAVERIPKWRLPRNLEQMIKEHDSKSE, translated from the exons atgtattttatatcaCTAGTTTCTCTGTGTTTTACGTTTTCATTCTGGGTTCTGTATCCGATCGCGTCGTTTCGCATTAAAAGAGaattttaccatcattttAATGGGAAAGATCTGAAATATCCCAGAAGATTCACAAAGTTTCGGATAAATGGACTATATTCAG AATCGGAATCTTCTGCCAACCACAAGACATTGTATTTGATATCACCCAGGGGATTTTGTGAAGGTGTTAGCAGAGCTATAAAGACAGTGGAAGAAACATTGAGAATATTTGGTCCACCTATATATGTTAAGCACGAAATAGTCCACAACGAGGCTGTTTGCAACCGACTAAGG GCAAAAGGAGTTATATTCATCGAGGATTTGAATCTGGTTCCTGAAAATACGATCGTAGTTTACTCCGCTCACGGTGTGTCACCGGCGATTAAAGAGCTTGCCAAAAGCAGGAATTTGATAGAAATTGATGCTTCTTGTCCATTAGTCAACAAGGTTCATGTATATGTAAAGAAAAAGGCAGAAGAAGGATACAAGATCATTTTGATTGGTCACAAGGATCATC AGGAAACAATTGGTACAAGTGGAGAGGCACCAGAGTCTGTAACTGTGATAGAGACCGTAGAAGATGTTGAATGTTTGAATTTTTCAGAGGGAACCAAGTTATTTTATGCAACACAAACAACCCTTAGTCTTGACGACTGCCGCGAAATAAAGGAAGCCTTGATTAAAAAATTTCCGCAGATAGAAACAATTCCCAGTGGATCAATTTGTTACGCAACAACGAATAGGCAAACTGCAATCCATAAGGCTGCCGAATTTTGTGATTTGGTGCTGATAGTTGGTAGCCAACTATCTTCGAATGCCAAGAGACTGGTAGAAGCTGCCCTTAACCGAGGTGTAAG AGCACATTTGATTTTTAATGATGGGGAAGTTACCGAAGAATTGATTGGCTCTTGTAAAAAAATTGCACTTTCATCATCGGCATCAACTCCGGATGATTTAACCCTAAAGGTTTTGGAAAAGCTAAAATCTCcaccattttcattttctgtcGAGGAATTCGAAGGTGCTGTAGAAAGAATACCAAAATGGAGACTTCCTAG AAATCTGGAACAGATGATTAAAGAGCATGATAGCAAGAGTGAATAG
- a CDS encoding aspartyl acid protease, putative (encoded by transcript BEWA_053080A): MVKVSMLCGISHNLNCIFTCIFMYMLLGSESAHSEKPGDEGCNNGITLGNEKSSDKDATEILRVPVYGNLHKFAYYYTFVNIGNHPQKQMAIIDTGSQLVNFACRNCSYCGNHVLKNLDPKSSYTASYITCKSVQCKIVGGKCNPDNSCGFMQTYSEGSSVHGKYISDVINFDSAGNERKLISWYNYIGCVNRENDLIYSQVSNGILGLSKIKNSENASNDQENHDIPAFIEKFLNDHYEEENAIFALCLSENGGILTIGGYDKSYNIDKLKHQQKGRGLINRTKWIPLINSDLYVVKMIRLEFMGDSIKIKNRKFVLDSGTTISILESGLFKKIIGYFQSLCTTIEYVNMNNSLFSRNKNPINWINSAETRVHGFSPKAFPAKINPVVQEIFFNENYKNMNTRNIKNDEKQTKIFKCIQDRNTHNICFSDISNMPSIFLESDTGEKIEWLPRSYFLKRNSKKFSTNPNGWWCLGIEEGNLDENILGATFFKGNHLIFNLHTNKLGKKQTNKILLLGISHGNCPSYV, from the exons ATGGTCAAAGTTTCCATGCTCTGTGGTATCAGCCACAATTTAAACTGCATATTTACTTGTATTTTTATGTATATGCTTCTTGGCTCAGAATCTGCACATTCAGAAAAACCAGGGGATGAAGGATGTAATAATGGTATCACTCTCGGTAACGAAAAATCCAGCGACAAAGATGCTACTGAGATCTTGAGGGTACCAGTCTATGGAAATCTTCATAAGTTTGCGTATTACTATACCTTTGTTAACATTGGAAATCATCCACAAAAGCAAATGGCCATAATAGATACAGGATCACAATTGGTAAactttgcatgcagaaaTTGCAGTTACTGCGGAAATCATgttttgaagaatctggatCCAAAGAGTTCATATACAGCATCTTATATAACTTGCAAGAGTGTACAGTGTAAAATTGTTGGTGGAAAGTGTAATCCTGACAATTCTTGTGGTTTTATGCAAACATACTCTGAAGGGAGTTCAGTGCATGGAAAATATATAAGTGACGttataaattttgattCCGCTGGGAACGAAAGAAAATTGATATCGTGGTACAATTATATTGGTTGTGTTAACAGAGAAAATGACCTtatatattcacaagtATCAAATGGGATTTTGGGATTAagtaaaattaaaaattctgaaaatgCATCTAACGATCAAGAGAATCATGATATTCCTGCATTTATAGAGAAATTCCTAAATGATCATTACGAAGAAGAAAATGCTATTTTTGCATTGTGCCTTTCTGAAAATGGAGGGATACTCACCATTGGAGGATATGATAAATCATACAACATAGACAAGTTAAAGCATCAACAAAAAGGAAGAGGCTTGATTAACAGGACGAAGTGGATACCACTTATAAATTCAGATCTCTATGTTGTGAAGATGATTCGTTTGGAATTTATGGGTGATTCaataaaaattaaaaacaGGAAGTTCGTATTAGACTCTGGGACCACTATATCTATATTAGAAAGTGGTTTGTTTAAGAAGATTATTGGATATTTTCAGAGTCTATGTACAACAATTGAATAtgtaaatatgaacaaCAGTTTGTTCAGCCGGAACAAGAATCCGATAAACTGGATAAATTCAGCCGAAACTAGAGTTCATGGATTTTCTCCAAAGGCTTTTCCAGCAAAGATAAATCCGGTCGTGcaagaaatattttttaatgAAAACTATAAAAACATGAACACTagaaatattaaaaatgatgaaaagcAGACAAAGATTTTTAAATGCATTCAGGACAGAAATACGCACAACATCTGTTTCAGCGACATTTCAAATATGCCCAGCATTTTTCTGGAATCAGATAC AGGTGAAAAAATCGAATGGCTTCCTCGTTCCTACTTCTTGAAGAGAAATTCCAA GAAATTCTCAACCAATCCAAACGGATGGTGGTGCTTAGGCATAGAGGAAGGTAATTtagatgaaaatattctgGGTGCTACATTTTTCAAGGGAAACCACCTCATTTTCAATTTACACACGAACAAACTAGGTAAGAAACAAACTAATAAAATACTATTGTTAGGTATATCTCATGGAAATTGCCCAAGTTATGTTTAA